The genomic window GTCTCGCGCTCCACGTCCGAGAGGTCCTTGCAGCCCTCGATGAGCGTCATCGCGGCGCCGGCGTTCTGAATGAACCCCTGCAACTCCGGCAGATCGGGCTCGTCGCGTTCCAAGACCTCGTACTCGTTGTCGCGGTCGAGCCGCGAGAGGGTCCCGTCGGCCTCGCCGCGGCCGTCGAAGCCGACGTGCCACAGCTCGGAGCCGTCCGCGATGTAGAAGGGACCGGTGATGTAGCCGCCGCCGTCGCGGATGGTCGACATCGCGGCCGTCTCGTCGATGACGGTCCGGATGTGGCCGACGCCGCCGGTTTTCGAGAGGAGGTTATACTCGCGCAGGCCGTCGTGCTCGCGCAACTCCGTGAGCCCCCGCCCGAGCGACTCGCGGTCGTCACCCTCGACGACCATGCGCGTCTCCAGCGTGTCGGTCGCGGTGTCGAACTCCCAGTGCACCGCCGAGAACGCCAGATCGTGCTCCTCGGTGGCGTGGATGAACGGACAGTCGTACTGCTCCATGTCCAAGGTGACGTCGATCATGGTGCTCCCCGACCTTCGTGGGAAATTCGGGACGAACTACATAATTGTTTGTGTGGTGACTCCCAGGTCGGTCCCGCCCCCCGGTCGAGGATACAGTCTTTGTCGCCGGGAGCCTCCGGGACGGCAGAATGAAACGAACTGACGGCGCTCGGGTCGTCGCGGTGACCGGTGCGAACGAGGGGATCGGCCACGGCATCGCGGCCGCGCTGCTCGCCGACGGCGACCGGGTCGCCGTGCTCGACGTGAACGGCGACGGCGTCGACGCCCTCGCGGCGACCCACGGCGACGCCGTCCGGTATCACGAGTGCGACGTGACGGACGACGACTCGGTGACGACGGCGGTGGGCGCCGTCCGCGACGAGTGGGGACACATCGACGTGCTCGTCAACAACGCCGCGGTGTTCACCGCCGGCGCGTTCCTCGATCGCGATCCGACGGATCTCCGGCGGGAGTTCGACGTGAACTATTTCGGCACCGTCCGCACGATGCGGGCCGTTCTCCCCGAGATGCTGAAGCGCGATGCCGGGACGGTCCACACCGTCAGTTCCGGTGCCGGGATCGTCGGCCACCCGCTGCTCTCGGGGTACGCCTCGACGAAGGGGGCCCTCGAGGCGCTCGTCCGCTCGGTCCGCTCGGAACTGCGCCACGCGAACGTCGCGGTCACGCTGATGCACCCGCCCCTGACGAACACGCGCTCGGCGGCGCGGATCGGCTACCCCGAGTCGCTGCTCGCCGACCCCGATGAGGTCGGGCGGAAACTGGCCCGGAAGGTCGACCGCACCGACGCCGTCATCTACGCGGACTGGCGAACGCGGTTGGGGATCGCGCTCTCGCGGCGCTTCCCCGCGCTCGTGGACCGTGGAACCGCGCGGTTCGTCGAGGAGGGGGAGTAGGGTTCGTCACTCGTCCTCGCCGAACCGCTCGCGCACCGCCTCGCGGTCGATCTTCGAGGGACCCGAGTACGGGACCTCGTCCACGAACGCGAGGTGTTTCGGGTGTTTGAACCGCGCGAGGCGGCTGTCGAGGAACGCCGTCACGTCCTCCAGCGTCAGCGACTCGTCGCCGTCGATGACGGCCTTCCCGACGGTCCCCCACGTGTCGTCGGGGACGCCGATGACGACCGCCTCCCTGACGCCCGGATGATCGGTGAGCGCGTCCTCGACTTCGGGCGGAAAGACGTTCTCGCCGCCGCTGACGAACATGTTCTTCTTGCGCCCTTCGATGTGGTAGTAGCCGTCGTCGTCGACGCGCGCGAGGTCGCCGGTCGACACCCACCCGCCGCCGAACGTCTCGGCGGACTCCTCGGGGGCGTTCCAGTAGCCGTCGGCTGCCGCGGGACTGGACAGTTCGAGCTCGCCGACGGTCCCGTGCTCGACGGGGTCGCCCTCGGCGTCGACGACCCGCGCGGAGACGTGGGGCGCGGGGACGCCGACGGCGTCGGCCTTCTCGCGGGGCCAGTCGTCGGGCATCGCGAAGTTGTTCGGGCCGCACTCGGTGAGGCCGTATCCCTGCGAGAGGTCGACGCCGCGGTCCCACCACGCCTCCAGCACCGAGCGTCGGCAGGGGCCGCCGCCGGACTTGGCGAACCGCAGCGACGACAGATCCGTGTCGGCCCAGTCGTCGTGGTCGCGCATCATCCGCAACACCGCCGGCACCGCGACCAGCACCGTCGCGTCCCGGTCGTCGACGACCCCCAACACCTGGCCGGGATCGAACCCGCGGGCGATCACGACGGTCCCGCCGGTGTGGAACAACGGTACCGTGAGCACGTTCCACCCGCCGGTGTGGAACATCGGGAACGGCATCGGCGTCACGTCGTCGCCGCGGAGGTTCCACGCCGCGATCGTCGTCATCGAGTTCCAGTACACCGCCCGGTGGGTGATCACCGTCTGCTTCGGCGTCCCGGTCGACCCGCCGGTGTGGAGGAACAGGTGGGGGTCCGACAGCGACACCTCGGGGCGGTCGAGTTCGTCCACGCTCCCGTCCGAACTCGTTCGCCATCCCGCCCCGCCCCCCTCCGGCCGGGCGTCCTCGAACGACTCTCCCCCGAGGTCGTCGGCCGCGCTCGCGACGGCGTCGGCGTCGTCGCCGACGACGAACACCCGAACGTCGGTGCGGTCGATGTCTCCCTCGTCGAGCGCGTCGGCCGCGAGGTCCGCGAACGCCGCCTCGACGACGACCGCGGCGGGGTCGGTGTCGCCGACGAGCTCGGCCAGCTCCGGCGGCGCCAGCCGGTGGGACAGCGGCGCGAGCACGGCGCCGACTTTCCCGGTCGCGAAGAACAGGTCGACCAGCGCCGGCCGGTTCCGAGAGAGCGTCACCACCCGGTCGCCCTTCTCCACGCCCGCGGACTGGAGGACTCGTGCGGTCCGGACCGCGCGATCGTCCAACTCGGCGTAGGTGTACTCTCGGCCGGTCGTCCCGTCGACGAGCCCCACGCGGTCGGGCGACAGCGACGCGCGACGACCGGACCAGTCGCCGACCCAGTCGGGACCGGAGGAGGGCGGGCTGGTCGTTCCTTTCTCGTCCGGGGCGCCCGTGTCCCCCTCAGGCATCGGCGAGGAACTCGACGAGAAGGTCGTTCACGCGTTCGGACTCCTCGATGAAGAACAGGTGCGAGCCCCCCTCGACGAACTCGGCGTCCGCGTTCGGGATCGCCTCCGCGAGCAACTCGCCGTTCTCGACGGGGAGCACCCGATCGTCGGTCCCGTGGGCGACGAGCGTCGGAACGTCGAGCGTGTCGAGTTCGTCGCTCGCGTCGAACGCCTGCACCGCCGCCGCCTGCGCCTCCCGGGCCCTCGGCGGCGCGTCCGACTCCAAGCGCCAGTCGACGATCCGCTCGATCAGCTCCGGGTTCCCCTCGATGAACCCGTCGGTGACGGCGGGCGCCATCTTGTAGCGGATCGCCTCGCGCTCGTCGGCGTCGTCGGGGACCGAGAACATCCGCGCGAGCGTCGACTCCGGCGTCGGCACCGCGTCGGGGCCGCCCGGGGAGGTGCACAGCAGCGCCAGCGACCGCGCCCGGTCGTACGACAGGGCGTACCGCTGGGCGACCATCCCGCCCATGGACGCGCCGACGATGTGCGCCTCCTCGATCCCGGAGTCGGCGAGCACCGCCTCCAGGTCGCCGGCGAGTTGATCTATTGTGTACGGCCCCTCCGGCACGTCCGACTCGCCCGTCCCGCGGTTGTCCCACAGCACCACGTGATAGGCGTCCGTCAGCGCGTCGGCCTGCCAGTTCCACATCCAGCGCCCGTAGCCGAGCCCCTCACAGAGGACGACCGTCTCCGCCTCGGCCGGGTCGCGCCCGCGCTCCTCGTAGGCGATCGCGACGCCGTCGTGATCCGCGGTTTGCACGAGGGATCCCAGCGCTCGCGTCACCTTCAAGCGGGCGCTTCACATGTTAACCCGCGACGCTTTCCCCGACCCGCGACGAGCACGACCATGCCAGTCGCAACCGTCGGCGACGCCGCGACCGCGAGCATCGACGTGACGGCCGAGACTATCGACGAGTACGCCGCCCTCACGGGCGACGAGAACCCGATACACCTCGACGAGGCGTACGCGAGCGAGACCATGTTCGGCGGCCGGATCGCCCACGGGATGCTCGGTGCCGGCGTCGTCAGCGCCGCGCTCGCGTCGCTTCCAGGCGACATCGTGTATCTCGATCAGGATTGTTCGTTCGAGGCCCCGGTACGACCGGGCGACACGATCGAGGCGCGCGCCAGCGTCGAGGAGGAGATCGGCGGCGACCGGATCCGCGTCGAAACGGTCGCGTCGGTCGACGGCGAGCCGGTGATCGAGGGGGAAGCGACGGTGCTGTCGGTGCCCCACGACGCCTGACCGGGGTGGACTCGGCGTCCGGTCCCCCGGTTCGTCGCCGGTGGACCGCTTGGTCGAACCGTTCAATGTGTCGGGCGACGAAGACGCGGGCGTCACGACGCGTGAGAGGACGACGGATGTTCGAGGACAGGAACGACGCCGGCGACCGGGTGGCCGCCCTCCTCGCGGAGCGCGGCGTCGAAGCCGAAATCGTGCTCGCGGTGCCGCGGGGTGGGCTCCCGATCGGTCGCGCGGTTGCCGACCGCCTGGGGGTACCGCTCGACATCGTTTCCGCCCGAAAGATCGGCGCCCCGTGGAACCCGGAACTCGCGATCGGTGCCGTCGCGAGCGACGGCAGCGTCTGGCTCAACGAGGAGCTCATCGCGGACGCCGGGATCGACGACGAGTACGTCGCCGAGCGTCGCGAGCGCGAACGCGAAGCCGCCCGTGAGAAGGTGGACCGCTACCGCGGCGACCGTCCACCGTTGGAACTGGCGGGCAAACGCGTCGTCGTCGTCGATGACGGCGTTGCGACCGGCGCGACGATGCACGCGTGTCTCCGGCAGATCGCCGCCGCGGACGCCGACCGGATCGTGTTGGCCGTTCCGGTCGCTCCCCCGGACACCCTCGCCCGGCTGGCCGCCGAGGTCGACGACGTTGTTTGCGTGGAGACCCCGTCATCTTTCGGCGCAGTCGGGCAGTTCTACCGAATATTCGATCAGGTCACCGACGAACAAGCCCGTTCGTACCTTACCACTGACGGACACTGACGGGTACACGACGATTGCTGCCGATCTGATACGCTTCGAACCCCACCCGTCTCCGAAGACACGGCCGACGTTGAGCAGCCGGCCGGGACGAGCCGACGAGTCATCGTCGCGCTCGGCGGTTGCGGACCCGAACGGCGTCGTTTACTCGACTTCGATCTCCCGGGCCGATTCGATCTCCTGTCGCGGGAGCGTCACGGCCAACACGCCGTTTTTCATCTCGGCGGTGACGCCGTCCGTCTCGACCTCGTCGGGGAGACTGAGCGACCGTTGCACCGACTGGTGGCGCCGTTCGCGCCGCAGGATACGCTCGTTTCCCTCCCCTTCGCGTTCCTCAGTTGCGTCCTCGCGCTCGCCGGCGATCCGGAGCGTGTTGTCCGTCACTTTGACCGTCACCTCCGACCGGTCGAACCCGGGGAGGTCGACGGTCGCGACGAACTCGTCGTCGTACTCCACCAGGTCGACGGGCGCGTACTCCTCCTCGTCGGCGAACTCCTCGCCGGACCACGACCCGGTCGCGGCCTCCAGCTGTCGGTTCATCCGCTCGATGAGCTGTTCCACTTCGGCGAACGGGTCTCTCTGTGGTGGCATCGGTGCTCCCTCACTCGTCGTTCGCCGACCGACACAAAATACGCTCCGTCGATCGGACCGGCGTGGAAACGACCGCCGGGGCCTTATCGCCGACAGCTAGAGGTAGGTACGGTTCGTGATCGGACGTAGCGACCGGCGGCACGTCGGATCTCTCCCGAACGTTCGAGGAGTCCCGCCCGCCGTGTTCCCGAGCCGCCACACATCCGAGATTCCATGATCGACTGTGACGAGGTGCTGGCCGAGGTGAACGCGGAGACGGCCGATCCCCGACTCGACTCGGGGCACGTGCGCTGTCTTCGTGGTTCCGACGGCTCGGGCTCGGTGCTGCTCCTCGGAGTCGTCCACGATCACCCGGCGAGCGTGTTCCGGGTCTCACACCTGCTCGAATCGTTCCCGCCGGACGTGCTCGCGGTCGAGTTGCCGCCGCTTTCGGTCCCGTTGTTTCGCCGGTACGCGAGCGACTCGCACGTGCCGCCGCGGCTGGGCGGGGAGATGAGCGCGGCCATCCGGGCGGCCGAGGGGGCCCGCGTCGTCGGCGTCGACGCGCCGAACCGCCGCTACCTCGCGGCGCTGTTCGACCGATTCCGGAACGACTCCGCCGCACGAACGCTCACACGGCCGGTCGTCTCCGATCTCGCTCGCGGGCTCGGGCAGGCCGTGGCCTGCCGGCTCGGGGCGATCGTCGCCGCCTTCACGCCGTACACGCCACGAGTGTACGCGCATATCCAGTACGACGCGACGCTGCTCGACGATCCCGACGTGCAAGCCGAGCACGAGGCGAGTCACCTCGCGCAACATCGTGCGTTCGTCGGCGTGGTCGAGCCGCCGCCCGAAACGGCGCTCGTCGATCGGACCCGTGAGGACGTGATGGTGGCGAGGCTCTCGGCGCTTCGAAGCGAGGGGGACGTCGCCGTCGTCGTCGGGATGAGCCACCTTGAGGAACTGGAGCGCAGGCTTGTCGCCCCCGGGAGTGCTCCCAATGATGACGGCGAACCCGCCGAACAGTGATAAACGGTAGCACTGTCCATGGCCGTCGGCTATGTCCCTGGCGTGTGAATCTCAGGGATACGCGCGCCGACTGCGGGCGACCGCGGTCGACGCGCCGATAACGGAGGAACCCAGATGGGACCGACACACGCAGACACGACGGGGTGGAAGCGGCTCGTGACGGCCGAGGGGCAGCCGGTCGGCTGGGCACGTCGGGGCGACGGGGAGGACGGCGACGGCGAGGGCGACGCCGACGAGTGGCACGCCAAGCCCAACCCGGGGTTGTTACGCGGGTGCGACTCCTGGATCGCTCCCTCATGGCACGAGGGCGGCCGGTACAGGCTCGACCCGGACGCGGTGGTCGGCGAGGGGGAGGCGACCGTCGTGCTCGCCGCCGCCGACTCGGACGCTGACTCGCTCCTCGAAGACGCTCGGGGGACGGAGGGTCGGGGCGTGGCGGACGATCGATCCGGATCGGAACACGACAAGCCTCACCGCTCACGTCGGTGAACCGTCCTCGGTCACCCGCATAGCAGCCCGCCGCATGTCAGTCACGAGAGTTCGAACGCTCTCGAAGTGAGGCGCCGAAGAAAAATTTCGCCGTTCGAACGGTCTCTCCGTGGCGTTCGCCGCCGCTCAGAGGTTCTTCTTGAGTTTGATCTCGTTCGACCCGATGTCGTCGACCTTGGACGTTCGCAGCTCGTACATATCCTCCCCCTCCTCCGCCCAGCCGAGGCGGCGTCGGACGCTCTGTGACAGGTTCGACGACGGTTTGACGTGCGCCATCGATCCCGACGTTT from Halobaculum magnesiiphilum includes these protein-coding regions:
- a CDS encoding AMP-binding protein, with protein sequence MPEGDTGAPDEKGTTSPPSSGPDWVGDWSGRRASLSPDRVGLVDGTTGREYTYAELDDRAVRTARVLQSAGVEKGDRVVTLSRNRPALVDLFFATGKVGAVLAPLSHRLAPPELAELVGDTDPAAVVVEAAFADLAADALDEGDIDRTDVRVFVVGDDADAVASAADDLGGESFEDARPEGGGAGWRTSSDGSVDELDRPEVSLSDPHLFLHTGGSTGTPKQTVITHRAVYWNSMTTIAAWNLRGDDVTPMPFPMFHTGGWNVLTVPLFHTGGTVVIARGFDPGQVLGVVDDRDATVLVAVPAVLRMMRDHDDWADTDLSSLRFAKSGGGPCRRSVLEAWWDRGVDLSQGYGLTECGPNNFAMPDDWPREKADAVGVPAPHVSARVVDAEGDPVEHGTVGELELSSPAAADGYWNAPEESAETFGGGWVSTGDLARVDDDGYYHIEGRKKNMFVSGGENVFPPEVEDALTDHPGVREAVVIGVPDDTWGTVGKAVIDGDESLTLEDVTAFLDSRLARFKHPKHLAFVDEVPYSGPSKIDREAVRERFGEDE
- a CDS encoding helix-turn-helix domain-containing protein encodes the protein MIDVTLDMEQYDCPFIHATEEHDLAFSAVHWEFDTATDTLETRMVVEGDDRESLGRGLTELREHDGLREYNLLSKTGGVGHIRTVIDETAAMSTIRDGGGYITGPFYIADGSELWHVGFDGRGEADGTLSRLDRDNEYEVLERDEPDLPELQGFIQNAGAAMTLIEGCKDLSDVERETLQTAASEGYFESPRSATLGTLAEEFDVSKPAVSKNLRRGQRKMLQRVVDAMGELEE
- a CDS encoding Hsp20/alpha crystallin family protein, with protein sequence MPPQRDPFAEVEQLIERMNRQLEAATGSWSGEEFADEEEYAPVDLVEYDDEFVATVDLPGFDRSEVTVKVTDNTLRIAGEREDATEEREGEGNERILRRERRHQSVQRSLSLPDEVETDGVTAEMKNGVLAVTLPRQEIESAREIEVE
- a CDS encoding phosphoribosyltransferase, whose translation is MFEDRNDAGDRVAALLAERGVEAEIVLAVPRGGLPIGRAVADRLGVPLDIVSARKIGAPWNPELAIGAVASDGSVWLNEELIADAGIDDEYVAERREREREAAREKVDRYRGDRPPLELAGKRVVVVDDGVATGATMHACLRQIAAADADRIVLAVPVAPPDTLARLAAEVDDVVCVETPSSFGAVGQFYRIFDQVTDEQARSYLTTDGH
- a CDS encoding MaoC family dehydratase — its product is MPVATVGDAATASIDVTAETIDEYAALTGDENPIHLDEAYASETMFGGRIAHGMLGAGVVSAALASLPGDIVYLDQDCSFEAPVRPGDTIEARASVEEEIGGDRIRVETVASVDGEPVIEGEATVLSVPHDA
- a CDS encoding SDR family NAD(P)-dependent oxidoreductase, whose translation is MKRTDGARVVAVTGANEGIGHGIAAALLADGDRVAVLDVNGDGVDALAATHGDAVRYHECDVTDDDSVTTAVGAVRDEWGHIDVLVNNAAVFTAGAFLDRDPTDLRREFDVNYFGTVRTMRAVLPEMLKRDAGTVHTVSSGAGIVGHPLLSGYASTKGALEALVRSVRSELRHANVAVTLMHPPLTNTRSAARIGYPESLLADPDEVGRKLARKVDRTDAVIYADWRTRLGIALSRRFPALVDRGTARFVEEGE
- a CDS encoding alpha/beta fold hydrolase translates to MQTADHDGVAIAYEERGRDPAEAETVVLCEGLGYGRWMWNWQADALTDAYHVVLWDNRGTGESDVPEGPYTIDQLAGDLEAVLADSGIEEAHIVGASMGGMVAQRYALSYDRARSLALLCTSPGGPDAVPTPESTLARMFSVPDDADEREAIRYKMAPAVTDGFIEGNPELIERIVDWRLESDAPPRAREAQAAAVQAFDASDELDTLDVPTLVAHGTDDRVLPVENGELLAEAIPNADAEFVEGGSHLFFIEESERVNDLLVEFLADA